A window of Mycolicibacterium holsaticum DSM 44478 = JCM 12374 genomic DNA:
GCGGGCGCGACCGGGCCGCGCCGGCGGCTGGACTGGCTGCGCTTGGGGGTCGGGCGACCCTTGGGCGGAGTGGTGCGCTGGGTGTCTGCGGCGCCGTCGGCGTCGGATGTGTCGGTGGTGTCTTCGGACACATCTGGTTCCGGGGTTTCGTCGTCGCGTTTCTTGCGGCCCAGCAGGTTCACGCCTGCCAGGTTACTTCCGTGGCACCGCGGCGCTGCGGCGAGCTGTGGACTAACTCGGGAATAGAGCCGGGACGGGGTACCGTTGGTTCCGTACGCCGCACAACGCTGAGGCCATACAGGAGACGTAATGACAGTTCAGGAAGAGTCGGCCACCGGAACCGCCACCCACGGCGTGACCCTCAGCGACGCTGCCGCAGCCAAAGCCAAAGCGTTGCTCGACCAGGAAGGCCGTGACGACCTCGCGCTGCGCATCGCCGTCCAGCCGGGCGGATGCGCCGGGCTGCGCTACAACCTCTTCTTCGACGATCGGTCCCTCGACGGCGACCTGACCGTCGAGTTCGGCGGCGTGAACCTGACCGTGGACCGGATGAGCGCCCCCTACGTGCAGGGCGCCGTCATCGACTTCGTCGACAGCATCGAGAAGCAGGGCTTCACCATCGACAACCCGAACGCCACCGGCTCCTGCGCCTGCGGCGACTCGTTCAACTGAGCCGCCCTCAGTACTGGCCGGTCCGCGGTAGATACGAGCACACCAGGACGTCGTTGTCGTAGGCCAACAGCTGCGCGACGGCCTGCTGCTCCTGCGGGCGCGGCTCGCCGCCGCGTCGGCCGCTGGTGGCCGGAGTGGTCGACATCGTGAACAACACCTGAGCCTGATGCGGTGAGGATCGCACCATCTTGTCGATCGACGTGACCTGCGCCTGGCTGTACTGCTTGCGAAACGCGTCGCTGGACAGCCCGGCCAGGGCCAGATCGGAGCGCCGCTCCTTGACCGCGTCGAACAGCCCGCACAACGTGTGCCGGGCAATGGTCTCGTCGTCCCCGTTGAGCAGGGCGTCCAGGTACTCCTGGATGGCTGCCTTCGCCGACGCATCGGTGAGCACCGCGGCGGCCGGCGCGCTGTCGTCGCCGCGGTCGGTCGACACGAGCGCGACCACCAACCCGGCGATCACCGCCAGCGCCAGCAGCGCGCCGAGGATCACCGGCCACCGGCGCTTCTTCTCGTACTGCACCGGCGGCGGCAACATGCCCGGGTACGCCGAGGGCATGTTGTCCGGTGGCGCAAAAGGCTGGTGGGGAAATGTTTGTGGGTACATTTGCGGGCTTACCGGACCAGCACCGTATTCGGGCGGATACGGACCGGCCATAGATTTGCTCCCCGGGGGTATGCGTCGCAACGTGGCTGTCTACAGTGACCGGGCGGACACTTGTAGGCAGGTTAGCGCACTTGTCACGGGGTCCCTTGGCAACGACAGTGAACCCCGAGCTGAGTAAAGTTATCTAGGCGGCTTAACTGATGAAGGGCGACGTTACGTGACCATTGCGGTGACCGGTTCCATTGCGACCGACCATCTGATGCGGTTTCCGGGCCGGTTCTCTGAGCAACTGCTGGCCGACCACCTGCAGAAGGTGTCGCTGAGCTTCCTGGTCGACGATCTGGTGATCCACCGCGGCGGCGTTGCGGGCAACATGGCCTACGCGGTCGGTGTGCTCGGCGGCGACGTGGCGCTGGTCGGCGCCGCGGGTCAGGACTTCGACGATTACCGTGTCTGGCTTCAGCAGGCCGGCGTGGACTGCGACAGCGTGCTCATCTCCAATTCGGCCTACACCGCCCGGTTCGTGTGCACCACCGACGACGATATGGCCCAGATCGCGTCGTTCTATCCCGGGGCCATGTCGGAGGCCCGCAACATCGCGCTGGCCGACGTGGTGAAGCGGGTCGGCACACCGGAACTGGTGATCATCGGCGCCAACGATCCCGACGCGATGTTCCTGCACACCGAGGAGTGCCGCACACTGGGGCTGGCGTTCGCCGCCGACCCGTCACAGCAGCTGGCCCGGCTGGGCGGCGAGGAGATCCGCCGGCTGATCAACGGCGCCACCTACCTGTTCACCAACGACTACGAATGGGACCTGCTGCTGCAGAAGAGCGGCTGGAGCGAGGCGCAGGTGATGAGCCAGATCGGTATGCGCGTCACCACGCTGGGCCCCAAGGGCGTCGATCTGGTCAGCTCCGACGGCCAGTTCATCCACGTCGACGTCGTTCCGGAGAAGTGTCAGGCCGACCCGACCGGGATCGGCGACGCGTTCCGCGCGGGCTTCTTGACCGGCCGCAGCGCGGGACTGAACCTCGAACGGTCGGCGCAGCTGGCGTCGCTGGTCGCGGTGCTGGTGTTCGAGGCGCCGGGTCCGCAGGAGTGGGCGTGGAACCGCGAGGAGGCCGTGCAGCGCCTCACCGACGCCTACGGCGCCGAGGCGGCCCAGGAGATCAACAAGGCGCTCACCCGGTAAGCGCGGCTCAGAGCTGTACCGGGTAGGTGGGTTCGCTGATCTGCGGGGTGATGCTGTGCTCGACGAAGATCGCGTGCCACAGCAGGAAGATCAGCACCGTCCACAGGCGGCGGCTGTGATCGCTTGTGCCGCTGCGGTGTTCGTCGAGCATCGTGCGCACGGCGCCAAGGTCGATGAGCTCACCGGCCTGCGAGGCGCCGGTCATCGCGTGCGCCCAGTCCAGCAGCTCGCCTGCGCGTAGCCAGTGCCGGATCGGCACGGGGAAGCCCAGCTTCGGCCGGTTGAGCACATGTACGGGCACGACCGGTTCCAGGGCGCGCCGCAGCGCGTACTTGGTGGTGGCCCTGGTGATCTTCTGCTCGAGCGGCAGCCGGGAGGCCACCGCGAACACCTCGGGGTCCAGGAACGGCACCCGCAACTCCAGCGAGTTGGCCATGGTCATCTTGTCGGCCTTGACCAGGATGTCGCCGCGCAACCAGGTGAACAGGTCGATGTGCTGCATGCGGGCGACCGGGTCGGCGCCGGCCGATTCGGCGTACAGCGGGGCGGTGATGTCGGTGTGGGTCCACTCCGGGCGGAAACCGGGCAGCACGGCGCGCAACTGCTCGTCGGAGAAGCTGCGCGCGTTGCCGTAGTAGCGCTCCTCGAGCGTGAGCGACCCGCGGTGCAGCAGGCTCTTGCCGCGCATCCCCTCGGGCAGTGGCCGCGACGCCTTACCCAGCGATCGGCGCACCGGCCGCGGCAGGTAGTCAAAAGCCCGTAGCGACAACGGTTCCCGGTAGATCGTGTATCCGCCGAACAGTTCGTCGGCGCCCTCACCGGACAGCACCACCTTGACGTGTTTGCGGGCCTCGCGGGCGATGAAGAACAACGGCACCAGCGCGGGGTCGGCGACGGGTTCGTCGAGATACCAGACGATCTCGGGCAGCGCGGCGACGAACTCGGCCTGGCTCACCACCTTGGTCACGTGCCGGGCGCCGATCGCCTCGGCCGAGGCGACCGCCACGTCGACCTCGGAGAAGCCCTCGCGTTCGAACCCGGTGGTGAACGTGATCAGCCGCGGGTTGTGCCGCATGGCCAGCGCGGCGATCGCGGTGGAATCGATACCGCCGGACAAGAATGCACCCACCGTGACGTCGGCGCGCATGTGCTTGGCGACCGAATCCTCGAGCACCGCGGTGATCTCGTCGTAGCGGGCCTGCTCTTCGCCGGCGGCGAACGGCACGGGGGCGAACCGCGGCGTGAAGTAACGCGTCACCTGCGGCGGCTGCCCGGGTCGCACCCGCGCGTAGCTGCCCGACTCCAGCCTGCGCACACCGCGGTGCAGCGTCTCGGGTTCGGGCACGTACTGCAGCACCGTGTAGTGCTGCAGCGCACGCTGATCCAGCGTCAGGTCGATGCCGAGCGTGTCGGCCAACTCCAGCAGGCACTTCTTCTCGCTGCCGACCGCGGTGCCGCCCGGCCCGGTCGCCAGAAACAGCGGTTTGATGCCGAACGGGTCACGGGCACAGAACAGCTCGTTTTCCACGGTGTCCCACAGCGCGAACGCGAACATGCCCCGCAGCCGGTTCAGCGCGTCGGTGCCCCAGTGGTGGTAGGCGGCGATGATCGCCTCGCTGTCGCCTTCTGTGGCGAACACCACGCCGAACTCATTGCGCAGTGCCTCACGCAGTTCCAGGTAGTTGTAGATCTCCCCGTTGAACACCAGCACGTAGCGGTCGGGGGACTCGGGCGGGCCCCAGCGCAGCGGCTGATGGCTGTGCGCGATGTCGATGATCGACAGCCGGTTGAACCCGAGCACACTGACCGGTCGCTGCGTGTCGTCCGACCACGTTCCCGGCTCGTCGGGCCCGCGGTGGCGCATCAGGTGCGTGGCCGCCGAAACGCTCTCGACCAGGCCAGATGGCACATCGGCGGACGGATCTCGCACCAGGGCCAACAGTCCGCACACGGCGCCAGTATGCCGAATAGCGAGGTGCGTCGAGACCGGTACCCGCTTGTGGTCTACGCTGCGTAGTATTCGGCCTGGCTCACGATCTCTAAGGGAGGCTCCAGCGTGACACCTCGCGTGTTCCGGGTGGCGGCGTTGTCAGTCGTCCTGGGTGGCACGGCGGTGCTGCTCAGCGGCTGCAGCTGGTCAGACGTATTAGGCCTGGGCTGGCCGAAGGGCATCACCCCTGAGGCGCACCTGAACCGGGAACTGTGGATCGGTTCGGTCATCGCATCGCTGGTTGTCGGCGCGATCGTGTGGGGCCTGGTGTTCTGGACCGCGGCGTTCCACCGGAAGAAGAAGACCGACACCGAGCTGCCGCGCCAGTTCGGCTACAACATGCCGCTGGAGCTGGTGCTCACGGTCGTGCCGTTCCTGATCATCTCGGTGTTGTTCTACTTCACCGTCGTGGTGCAGGAGAAGATGCTGCACGAGGAGCCCAACCCCGATGTCGTCGTCGACGTCACGGCGTTCCAGTGGAACTGGAAGTTCGGCTACCAGAAGGTCGATTTCGCCGACGGCACCTTCACCTACGACGGCGCGGACCCGGAGCGCAAGGCAGCGGTGGCGTCGGGTCCCGAGGGCCTGCAGGGCGAGCACGGCGGCGAGTACGGCACCATCGCGGGCAAGAACCCCGAGGACCGCACCTACCTGAACTTCGACAAGGTCGAGACGCTGGGCACCTCCAACGAAATCCCGGTGCTGGTGTTGCCGGTCGGCAAGCGCATCGAGTTCCAGATCGCCTCGGCCGACGTCATCCACGCGTTCTGGATCCCGGAGTTCCTGTTCAAGCGCGACGTGATGCCCAACCCGGAGGCCAACAACTCCGACCACACGTTCCAGGTCAGCGAGATCAACAAGACCGGCGCGTTCGTGGGCCGCTGCGCCGAGATGTGCGGCACCTATCACGCGATGATGAACTTCGAACTGCGCGTCGTGGAGCCCAACGACTTCAAGGCCTATCTGCAGCAGCGCATCGACGGCGCCACCAACGCGGAGGCGCTGCGGGCGATCAACCAGCCGCCGACGGCGATTACCACGGCACCGTTCGACGTTCGCCGCGGCGAGCAGGCACCACCGATCACCGACGCCAGCAAGTAGGGGCCACAGATGCATATCGAAGCCAGGTTGTTCGAGTTCCTGACCGCGTTCTTCGTCCTTGCCGCGGTGGTGTACGGGGTGCTGACCCAGATGTTCGCCTACGGCGGCGTGGAGTGGGCAGGCACCACGGCGCTGGTGATGACCGCCGGGCTGACCCTGATCACCGGCACCTTCTTCCGGTTCGTGGCCCGCCGCCTGGACACCCGGCCCGAGGACTACGAGGACGCCGAGATCAGCGACGGCGCGGGGGAGTTGGGCTTCTTCGCCCCGCACAGCTGGTGGCCGGTATCCATCGCGCTGTCGGCATCGGTAGCTGCCGTCGGCCTGGCCCTGTGGCTGCCGTGGCTGATCGTGGCGGGCATCTGCTTCGTGATCGCCGCCGCGGCCGGCCTGGTGTTCGAGTACTACACCGGCCCGGAAAAACACTGACCGACGCCGCATCGGCGGACCCTAAAGGTCACAATCGGGGCACCACTTTGTCGGCAAACCGCGCGGTCAGACTTCTCGAAGTACTGCGTTTGGGTAGTGTTGCCGAGGCACGGTCGAGCCGCTTACGGCCACAAAAAACCCGCGCCGGTTAAGTAGTCGAGAAGGATAGGCGTACATGAGCGGGCCGAATCCCCCGGATAACGAAGGTTCGGATCTCGGAGGCCAAGAGCCGGGCAGTCAACCCGCATCCGAGCAGCCCGGCACTCCGGACACCGGCCAGACGGATGTGTATTCGCAGGCGTATTCGGCGCCCGAGTCCGAGCAGTTCACCGCAGGCCCGTATGTGCCCGCTGACGCGTCGCTGTACGACTACGACAGCTACGAGCAGGCCGAACCGGTCGATGCGCCTCCGCCGCCGCGCTGGCCGTGGGTGGTCGGCGTGGCGGCCATCATCGCCGCCGTCGCGCTGGTCGCCTCGGTATCGATCCTGGTGACCCGCACCGACACCAGCAACCTGGCCACCCCGGGCCCGTCCACCACGACGTCACCGCCCGTGCAGGACGAGATCACCACGACCACCCCGCCACCCCCGCCGCCGCCGCCACCGCCGACGACGGAGCCACCACCGCCGCCGCCGCCGGAGACCGTGACGATCACCGAGGAGCCGCCGCCACCGCCGCCCGCGCCGGCACCCGCCGAAGCCCCACCGCCGCCGCCGGAGGAGACCGCAGCGCCGCCCGCACCAGCCCCCACGACGCAGGCCGGCCCGCGACAGGTGACGTACTCGGTGACGGGCACCAAGGCGCCCGGCGACATCATCACCGTCACCTATATCGACGCCGCAGGGCGCAGCCGGACCCAGCGCAACGTCTACATTCCCTGGTCGCTGACCGTGACGCCGATCTCGCAGTCCGAGGTCGGCTCGGTGCAGGCGTCCAGCCTCTTCTTGGTCAGCAGGCTCAACTGCTCGATCACCACAAGCGACGGCACCGTGCTGTCGTCCAACACCAACAACGCTGCACAAACGAGTTGCTAGATGACATATGACACCGAATCCGCAGGCCGTACCCGGCTGACCGCCGGGCTGGACCCCGCCGAGCTGGACCCCATCGACCGCATCCTGCTCGGCGCGTGCGCGGCCATCTGGCTGATCGCGCTGGGCGCCGGGGTTGCCGCCACGGTGGCCCTGGTCAACCTGGGCCGCGAGCACACCGACCCCGGCGGTGACTCCGGCACCCCCTGGGTGCTGTACGTCATCATCGCGGTCTCGGCGCTGGTGATCGCGGGCGCTGTTCCGCTGCTGTTGCGGGCCCGCCGGGAGGCGTCGGCCGAGGCTCCGCCCGCCGCGCCGCCCGCCGCGCCGGACGCCGATCCGTCCGCCCTGAGCCGTCCCGCGGCGCCCGCCCGCGGGACCGAGGCCCCGACCGAGAAGCTTCAGTCGCTGGGGGCGGCCGCCACCACCGACTACGCCGCGCCGCGCATGCAGCGCACCTCGACCCCGACCCCGCTGGAGGCCGCCGTCGAGCAGGTGTGGCTACGCTACGCGCTGGTGATGGCCTGCGCGATCGGCGTCGCGATGGTGACCATCGGGGTGGGCACCTACCTGATGGCCGTCGACAGCAACGTGGCCGCATGGGTGTTCTACGTGCTGGCCGGCCTCGTCACGGCGGCGATGCCGGTGGCCCCGTGGTACTTCCTGCGCGAGCTGCACACCATCACCGAGGCGTCATAGCGCGCTGACCCACGGAACGCGAAAGTCCCCAACACCCTCCGAATGTGTTGGGGACTTTCGCGTTCCGGGCAGTTGTCCGCCGGGCGTCAGTGGTGCCCGTTCTGTCCGTTCTGCCCGTCGAGATCCTCCTGGTGTTCGCGCAGCGCGGTGAGCGCCTTGCGTTCGGAGGCGTGCGCCGCTGCGGCCAGCGCCTCGTGCTCGGAGACCGGATCGGGGAACAGGAAGCTGCCGCTACCGGGCTCGCCGGCCGAGCCGAGCTTGTTCATCCGCTTGGGCACCGCAGCACCCTGGTACTCCAACGGAATCGGATGACCGTGCTCGTCGACCGGGCCGAGCGGCTGGTGCAGCTCGATGTAGGCACCGTGGGGCAGCCGCTTGATGATGCCCGTCTCGATGCCGTGCTCGAGCACCGCGCGGTCGCTGCGCTGCAGGCCGACCGCCCACCGGTAGGCGACGTAGTACACGATCGCCGGCAGCACCACCATGCCGATCCGCCCGATCCACGTCGTCGCGTTGAGCGAGATGTGGAACTTGAACGCGATGATGTCGTTCATCGCGCACAGCGTCAGCAGCATGTAGAACGCGATCGCCGCCGCGCCGACCGCGGTGCGCACCGGGACATCTCGGGGACGCTGCAACAGGTTGTGGTGCAGGTTGTCGCCGGTGAGCCTCTTCTCGATGAAGGGGTAGATGATCAGCAGGACGAAGATCAAGCCCATGATCACCGCGACCCACACCGACGCCGGGATCGTGTAGTTGCCGATGTAGAACTCCCACGCCGGCCAGATACGCGCCAGCCCTTCCGTCCACATCATGTAGAAGTCCGGCTGGCTGCCCGCCGAGATCTGGGATGGCTTGTACGGGCCGAGGTTCCAGACCGGGTTGATCGTCAGTAACCCACCCATCAGGCCCAGGATGCCGGTGGTCATCGCGAAGAACGCGCCGGACTTCACCGCGAACACCGGCATCACCCGCACGCCGACGACGTTGGTCTCGGTGCGACCGGGGCCGGGGAACTGGGTGTGCTTCTGGAACCACACCAGCGCAAGGTGCAGACCGATCAGCGCCAGCATGATGCCCGGGATCAACAGGATGTGTAGGGCATACATCCGCGGTATCCAGAACCCGTCCTGCGAGCACATGTAACCGACACCGCCGCAGGGGAAGTCGCCGCCGAACAGCGCCCAGTGCAGCCAGGTGCCGATCACCGGCATGCCCAGCGTGATGGACGACATCGCCGCCCGCAGTCCGATGCCCGAAAGCAGGTCGTCGGGCAGCGAGTAACCGAAGTAACCCTCGAACATCGCCAGGATCAGCAGCAGTGCGCCGATCACCCAGTTCGCCTCACGCGGGCGCCGGAACGCGCCGGTGAAGAAGATGCGGGCCAGGTGCACCATGATCGCCGCGGCGAAAAGCAGTGCGGCCCAGTGGTGGATTTGCCGGACGAACAGGCCGCCGCGTACCTCGAAGCTGATGTCGAGCGTCGATTCGTAGGCCTTCGACATCTGGACGCCGCGCAGCGGTTGATAGACGCCGTTGTAGGTGACCTCGGCCATCGACGGGTCGAAGAACAGGGTCAGGTAGACGCCGGTGATGAGCAGGACGATGAAGCTGTACAGCGCGATCTCGCCCAGCAGGAACGACCAGTGGGTGGGAAACACCTTGTTCAACTGGCGCCGCACCGCTGCCGAGGGGTGGTAGCGCGAATCGATGTCGTTGCCCTGCTTGGCGGCCAGCTCGGCCATGCTCGGAGGTTTCGGCAGGCTTGGACTCATTCTGTCCTCCGTTCCCAAAAGGCCGGACCAACGGGCTCGATGAAGTCGCCGTTAGCCACCAGATACCCGTCCTGGTCGATGGTGATCGGCAGCTGCGCCAACGCCCGCGCAGCCGGGCCGAATATGGGCTTTGCGTATTGCAACGCGTCGAACTGCGACTGGTGGCACGGGCACAGGATGCGGTAGGTCTGCTGTTCGTAAAGCGAAGAGGGGCAACCCAAGTGAGAGCAGACCTTGGTGTAGGCGAACAGATCGCCGAAGTTGAAGCTCTCCTGGTTCTTGCGCTTGACGACCCTGGGCAGGTCCTGCGGCTTGATCCTGATCAGCATCACCGGGTTTCGCACGCCCATCGAGATCTCGGCCAGGTGGTGCGCCGACTCGACGGTGGTGCCGTCCCCGTCGGATTCACGCCACGGAAACACCGTCTCCATGCCGCCGGCGTCGATGTCCTCGGGCCGCATCTTGATGAACGGTCCCAGACCGTCATTTCCGACGGCGCGGGCCAGATAGATGGTCTCGCCCGTGTAGCGCGGCGTCCAACCGGACGTCCACAGCACGGCTTTCTTCCCGTTGGCGGTCTGCACCACCGGTTTCCACGGATTCTTGATCAACCCGCCTGCGAAGGCCACCAGCGTGCCGAGACCGAAGGCGCCGAGCCCGACACCCAACGACATGCCGATCAGCTTGCGCCGCTTGATCGTCGAGCCCTCGAGCGCATCGGAGAGGTTGGCTACCACCGTCTTGCGGTGCAACTCGGGGGAGGCGCCGTCGTGGCGCTCCTGGATGGAGATCTCCTCGGGGATGAACTTCTTCTGGTACAGCACCGCGCCGACGCCGATGGACAGGATGGACAGCCCGAACGTCAGCCCGTACAGCGGGGTGGCGAGGCTGAACACGAACACGCCCTCAGAGCCCGTCGGCTTGTACTGCCACGGCCAGAACAGGAACACCAGCAGCAGGGCCAGGCCCGAAAGGCCGCCGAGCAGAAGCCAATACGCGACGAGACGTTCGGAGCGCTTCTCGGCCTTGGTGCCCTTGACCGGCCAGCGGTCCTCTTTGAACACGGTGTCGACGCCGTCGATCCGGCCGCCGAGTCCGACCAGCTCCTCACGCGACATCTGCGCGAGCTGGGCGTCGCTGGGCTGGCCGGGCTCACCGGCGTGGCCAGGAACGTCGGTGCCCTTGGGCATATGTTCTGAGTCGGTCATGCTCGTGCTCCGATCCAGAGGGCCGCACCGATGACGGCGACCATGCCGATGATCCAGGCCGCCATGCCTTCGGGGGCCGGACCGAATCCGCCGAGTCCGTAGCCGCCGTAGCTGGGGGCTTCCGCCGATTCCCGGACGTAGGCGACGATGTCGCGCTTCTCCTCCGGGGTGAGCTGACGGTCGGAGAACTTGGGCATGTTCTGCGGACCGGTCAGCATCGCGGTGTAGATCTGCGCCGGGGTGGCGCTACCCAGGTCCGGGGCGTACTTACCCGACGACAGCGCACCGCCCTTGCCGGTGAAGTTGTGGCAGGACGCGCAGTTCAGCCGGAACAGGGTGCCGCCGGTCGCGACGTCGTCGCCGATCAGCGACGCCTCGGCGATCTGGCCGTTCTCGTCGCGGGGGACCAGCGGGCCGCCGCCGTTGGCCTGCACGTATGCGCCGATGGCGTCGGTCTGCGCCTCATCGAACTGGGCGGGCTTCTTCGGGGCCTGGGCCTCGCCGCGCATCGCGGGCATCCGGCCGGTGGACACCTGGAAGTAGACCGCCGCTTCGCCGACGCCGATCAGGCTGGGTCCGCGGTCGGGCACACCCTGCAGGTTCACGCCGTGGCAGGTGACACACGAGGTGTCGAACAGCTGCTTGCCCGTGCGCAGCAGCGCCGACTGCGACTCGTCGGCAACCGCCACCTGCGGCTGTGGCGTGAGAGTTGCGGCGAGGCCACCGGCGACGGCCAGTCCAAGGAGCAACAACACGCCCCCAGACAGGCGCCGGCGCAGCCGACGGCGCGACTTGTCGGTCATCGAACCCCTTTTCTCATCGGACACATCGGCCGAGCCGCCGATCATCGAACGAAGTAGATGGTCGCAAACAGGGCGATCCACACGATGTCGACGAAGTGCCAGTAATAGGACACGACGATCGACGCGGTGGCCTGCGCCGGGGTGAACTTGCTCATCCGGGTTCGGAGGAGCAGGAAGATGAAGGCGACGAGACCGCCGATCACGTGCAGCCCGTGGAAACCGGTGGCCAGGTAGAAGACCGAGCCGTAGGCGCTGCTGGAGATGGTGGTGCCGTGCTGGACCAGGTGGATGTACTCGTAGCCCTGGCCCAGGACGAAGAACAGGCCCATCAGGAACGTGACGAAGTACCACCTGCGCAGCCCGAACACGTCGCCGCGTTCGGCGGCGAACACGCCCATCTGACAGGTGAACGA
This region includes:
- the ctaE gene encoding aa3-type cytochrome oxidase subunit III; this encodes MTSAVGTSGTAITSRVHSLNRPNMVSVGTIVWLSSELMFFAGLFAMYFTARSQAGGEWPPPPTELNLVQAVPVTLVLIASSFTCQMGVFAAERGDVFGLRRWYFVTFLMGLFFVLGQGYEYIHLVQHGTTISSSAYGSVFYLATGFHGLHVIGGLVAFIFLLLRTRMSKFTPAQATASIVVSYYWHFVDIVWIALFATIYFVR
- the qcrC gene encoding cytochrome bc1 complex diheme cytochrome c subunit, coding for MTDKSRRRLRRRLSGGVLLLLGLAVAGGLAATLTPQPQVAVADESQSALLRTGKQLFDTSCVTCHGVNLQGVPDRGPSLIGVGEAAVYFQVSTGRMPAMRGEAQAPKKPAQFDEAQTDAIGAYVQANGGGPLVPRDENGQIAEASLIGDDVATGGTLFRLNCASCHNFTGKGGALSSGKYAPDLGSATPAQIYTAMLTGPQNMPKFSDRQLTPEEKRDIVAYVRESAEAPSYGGYGLGGFGPAPEGMAAWIIGMVAVIGAALWIGARA